From the genome of Methanobrevibacter thaueri:
GGAAATCTATACGATTCCTTGTGCGTTCATAGCGTCAACTACTTTCTTGAATCCTGCAATGTTTGCTCCTGCGACATAGTTTTTGTCCATGCCGTATTCTTCAGCAGCAGCTGCAGCATTTTCAAAGATGTTTTCCATAATGGTTTGGAGTCTGCCGTCAACTTCTTCGAAAGTCCAGGATAATCTTTCTGAGTTTTGTGACATTTCTAGTGCGGAAGTTGCTACTCCACCAGCGTTGGAAGCTTTACCTGGTGCGAATAATACACCGTTTTCCTGTAAGTATTCAGTTGCTTCAATAGTGGTTGGCATGTTTGCTCCTTCAGCAACAGCTAAAACACCGTTTTCAACTAAGATTTTAGCATCTTCTAATTGCAATTCGTTTTGGGTTGCACATGGTAATGCGATGTCACATTTGATGGTCCATACACCTTTGCCTTCGTGGTATTCAGCGGAAGGTCTTGCTTCAGCATAAGCGGTTAATCTTTCACGTCTTACTTCTTTTACTTCTTTTAATAACTCTACGTCGATTCCTTCTGGGTCGTAAATCCATCCGGTTGAATCGGAACAGGTTACTGGGTTACCGCCTAATTGTTGTGCTTTTTGGATAGCGTAGGTAGCTACGTTACCTGCACCTGATACGACAATGGTTTTTCCTTTGATGTCGATATCATTTGCTTTTAACATTGCGTTTGTGAAGTATAATAATCCGTATCCGGTTGCTTCGGTTCTTGCAAGAGATCCTCCAAAGGATAATCCTTTACCAGTTAATACACCTTCGTATAATCCTCTGATTCTTTTGTATTGGCCGAATAAGAAACCGATTTCTCGGCCACCTACTCCGATATCCCCTGCAGGAACATCAGTGTCAGCTCCGATGTATTTGCATAATTCAGTCATGAAACTTTGACAGAATGCCATGATTTCCCTGTCAGATTTTCCTTTAGGATCGAAGTCTGATCCACCTTTACCTCCACCGATTGGAAGTCCGGTTAATGAGTTTTTGAAGATTTGTTCAAATCCTAAGAACTTGATGATTCCGAGGTTTACGGATGGGTGGAAACGTAATCCGCCTTTGTAAGGTCCGATTGCTGA
Proteins encoded in this window:
- the gdhA gene encoding NADP-specific glutamate dehydrogenase, producing the protein MSYVDEVIETIIEQNPSEPEFHQAVREVMESLRVVIEENEEEYRKNALLERLVNPERQIKFRVPWIDDNGQVQVNTGYRVQFNSAIGPYKGGLRFHPSVNLGIIKFLGFEQIFKNSLTGLPIGGGKGGSDFDPKGKSDREIMAFCQSFMTELCKYIGADTDVPAGDIGVGGREIGFLFGQYKRIRGLYEGVLTGKGLSFGGSLARTEATGYGLLYFTNAMLKANDIDIKGKTIVVSGAGNVATYAIQKAQQLGGNPVTCSDSTGWIYDPEGIDVELLKEVKEVRRERLTAYAEARPSAEYHEGKGVWTIKCDIALPCATQNELQLEDAKILVENGVLAVAEGANMPTTIEATEYLQENGVLFAPGKASNAGGVATSALEMSQNSERLSWTFEEVDGRLQTIMENIFENAAAAAEEYGMDKNYVAGANIAGFKKVVDAMNAQGIV